The DNA region AAGAGGGTGTCCTCAAAATCCCATGCCAAGTATCAGTCTTCGAGAAAATATTGAATGCCGTGGAAGACAACAAACAACCCTTGGATGAGTTTGGCTTCAATGCGTCAGATTGTGAAGTCACTTCCCCTCATCATGCTCAACCGTGTACatagatatatattatatatataattcttgaTTCTCTCATCAATCTTAACAGAACACTTgcttttcaaattttctttttcttctgatCAACATGCTTATATCAATATATGAATATTGCATTAGTGCaagtgttaattaattttaattgtaggCATCGATTGATATTTTGAATTTACAAGTTATATTTccctattaattattttgataacatttttttagaagAGATTTTTGATAACATATATAGGAACATAAGTATCCGCATTTGATGTCTTCCCAAAGTATCTACCGGCCcggttccatttttatttttttaatgttacaaGTATTAATAAGGGCCCCATGAAATAGTCGAGCTAGGTAgctatgttatatatatagatgcGTGATCGATGTTAATATGCAAATTTAATTCCTCTTGCCATAATTATGAAATgtgcaaaacatatatattctcTGATGTTGATCCAGTGGCTAATATTAGAAGGTGGATCAATCGTAGTTACATACAATGATTGGCACTTGTCATCGGAGATTTACATTCATGAGCATGAATAATCACTTAAGGGAAGACATCATATTTTAACCTAATATCGATTTAAGTTTATGGGTCTTTtggtttatgttatttttttttttattttactcaacGTGAGACTTCAGGTCACACTTGTTTTCCTCACATGATGATTCCTTATATGATTCTGAAATTATATATGAGCAAATTAGGCTCATGATCCAACATTGGCGCTGCCCTCTTCTCTTCTTGTGATTAAAGATAGAGATTGGAATGAAATGAACATATACATGAATAAATTAATGAGTAGTACATATGAGTGGGATGTTAGGAATTAGTTTCTTAGGGGATATGATCCGTTGTCTTTGGGAACAAGACATCAAGATTTGCTGAAAATAGTCTTCATCGCAGGGGATTTGAATAGCGCCATCGTGATCGCAACCATATTCCTCTGCCACCGACTCCATCAAAACCTTGAAGTCTGGCATGGCCAAGAAGCTTACTGGAATGACAAACCTTCGAAGGTCGGGACCCACGTAAACAGCCAGGGACCCTTTGGGAACCACCTGTTGCTTGCTACTTCCATCCGACGACGACGACGGTTGTCCTGATCCTGACACCAATAGTGGCTTCTTTGCTGCTGAACTTGAGCTTCTGGATACCAACTTCAGAGGGCTTGGGATCTTTCTAATTATTTTAGGGGTAGCcagtttcatttttaatataatgcTAGCTAGCTATTGCTCACCCAATATATACATGCATACATAACTACcaacatatatacatatcaATATGCCATGGAGAGGAGGACTGGTTTCTTTGCTCAAGAACCTTTTCCTCCTTATCTACTCCCAAAAGgaattaattaatctatttttgttttgtttttagagACAAGACACAGATTTGAATGCTTCTTCAATGCATCTACGCACCCaccttaatttaattattggtAATGCTTTTGCGTAAAGCTCAACCATTCCCTAtcagcctatatatatatactttcacACCGCCTTCTCTGCATCCCCATTTACCTCCATGTCAATGCTTTCGTTTCGCCATCGAGATAActatataactttttattttgggATTTGTAATTTTCTCATGCAATGCACGTCTTAACGTTGgagtaaataaaattaaaaaaaggatcCATATTAAGATAactaatatttcaaattttataaatttagatttactattgttaaagaaaaaaactaaaaagtgttATTTACTATCTTTGTTTAAAAGTAGAATAAGTAAATGAactaattttctaaaattacaatccaattcaaatttgaattgtggaaaaaaaaatagccaATGTAATTTGGTTTGAAtgaatttgaatataatattaaattcgatttgttcttttataattaatttgaattcgATGGGTTTATTCAatctttgtttttataaaattgttcttaaacaaagcaaaattaattactaaaagAAATTCAAAACTTGACAACAAcagtaaaatgattaaaatcttATATCACTAAGTGAGGtggattaccacctaattataattgatatgaattaaatttaaagtaaaaaagaatcaattaaCTGAATAAATCTAAATcagtttatttacttattttagtttttagggTTCATAGGATCAATTTATCTAATAatggaaaattaaataaattaaaaggtcTTGGTTCATAGAATAGCTCAACCGATTCAGCAGAATTTGTAAGGATTATACATTTTTTGataatgtttttaattcttaatttcttatggataaaataaaaatctttggAAAAATCAACCACCATCTTGGTAGTACTCCAACAGTCAGTAAGATCTTTGCATGGCTACTATGTACTACCGTTTGGCATTTCGAGATGCAATTAATGGCATAGCTGTTTCGTTTAATTCCTTAAACGTTTGGCAAAGAATTACAAAGCCATGCAAGTGAAGAGCTTTCTGCTTCACTACTAAGTGAGCGACCATGGCTCTTCTGCAGCCAAGGAAGATGCAGATGGTGAGAGAACAAATGACAAAAAGGAAGAGGTTCCAGGTAGAGGATTACTAGACCAGGTCTTCTCTTGGTCCTTCTCCGATATTCTTAATCAAAATCTCTATCAAAATCAGGTTCGATCAAAGTTTCTAAGTTATATTCAATCCTTGTTCATTTAGTAAGTAGGATTAATGTATCTCGTTATAAGCCTTTGAATGTGTTTACTAATTAACAGGTGAAGAAAATCCCTGAGACATTTTCGTCGACGTCTATTTATTTGAGATCATTCATTTTACCACTTGTTGAGGAAACGCATGCAGATTTGCTATCATGCGTAAGGACAGTGTCAAAGGCACCGATACGTCAAATAGCCAGTGTCAGAAAAACTAAGAATCATCAGTTTCCCAGTGATCTTTTCTACCAAATTACTGTTTTGAAAAAGCAAGGAGGGCGTGCATATGTGCCTGCAGTTGGAGACCTCATCGCTGTAACTAATCTACGACCAAAATGCACCGATGATTTGAACAGTCCTTGTGTTTTTGCCTTCGTTCACCGTGCTTCTAATAACTCTGTCACCGTCTTATCATCTAAACTTATAGCGGCTCAAGGTGTGCATGACCAAAACAAAGATATTCTATTCGCGGTTTATCTTACAAACCTGACCACAAATATAAGAATCTGGAGATCACTCAACAGTGAGCTGGAAGCAAGGAACCTGAATATGATAGATGAAGTTCTTCAACTCCGTTCTTCtgtaagaaatattttaaagagaaaagCAAAACAAGTGTTTTTGGTCactgtttgattttatttactaCTTTGCTTGCTCAGTTACAATGTTTTCATCCGTATGTATATAATTGGCAGGAATGTGGTACCTGTGCTGAGTGGCTTGACAATGGTTTAAACTCTGAAATAAGAGGCAAAATATGCAACTCTGATTTGAATGACTCACAAAGAGATGCAGTTCTAAGTTGCATTAGCCTAAGGGAAGAATGGCGTCATCAAAACTCTGTGAAGCTAATATGGGGACCGCCAGGCACTGGAAAGACCAAAACCGTTGGTTTGATGCTATTCTGTCTTTTGAAATTGAAGTGCAGAACTCTGACATGTGCTCCGACTAATGTTGCTGTGCTCGAGGTTGCAAAGCGTGTTTTAGTTCAAGTGAGGAAAAATGAGTCTCATGAATATGGTGGTTACGGCCTCGGAGATATTGTGTTATTCGGGAATGGAAAGCGAATGAACATTGATGACCATATTGAACTTCATGATGTCTTTCTTGACTATCGTGTTAATGCACTCAGAAAATTTTTGGGAGTGTGGAAGCATAGCTTAGCTTCAATCATATCTTTGCTTGAGAACCCACAAAGACTGTTTCTAGAGTACGTGAATAAAACAGAGGAAGATGTGATTGTGAATGACCATTCTCAAAGCAAGAAAAATGAACAGGACACTGCAGAACCTTGGACATTTGAGGAGTTTATAAATAAGAGACTTGATAGTTTGCGAGAACTGCTAACCTTTAGTTTTATGAATCTTTGTAAGCATCTACCAACTTCTTTTATTTCACTAACAGATGCGACAAACACGTTTCGAGCCCGCGATCTCCTTCACTCTATTTCAACACTTGTCGGCAAACAGCATGAGGGGATAAAACAAGAGTTATATGGTTCAAAACACAATGAAAGTGAGAGATTGACCATAAAAGAATGTCTTGATATACTAAAGTTGCTTCCTAAGAAGTTTCGTATTAGAGGATCATTGAGAGATTTCTGCTTGTCTAACGCATGCTTGGTGTTTTGTATCGTGTCAAGTAGTGCCAAGTTGCACGAAAAGGGAATGACTCCAATCGAGTTATTGGTTATTGATGAAGCGGCGCAGCTCAAAGAATGTGAAGCAACCATTCCCTTGCAGCTTTATGGCATACGCCATTCAATTCTCATAGGAGATGAAAGGCAGCTTCCAGCAATGGTTCAAAGCAAGGTTTTAAGTGTTGTGAAATTAATTACTTCTTCGTTGTTACttcatttaaatgttttttttttatcatcgttTTTAATCAGGAGTAGCTTTTACTTGTATAGATTTCTGAAAAGGCTGAATTTGGGAGAAGTCTGTTCGAAAGATTGGTGCAGTTGGGGCACAAGAAGCACCTTCTTAATGTGCAACACAGAATGCATCCATCTATCAGTTTGTTCCCTAATACGGAGTTCTATAGAAGTCAAATTTTGGATGCTTTGAACGTGAAACAGATAGGCTACGGCACAAGTTTCATTCCTCAGATGATGTATGGTTCATATTCTTTCATAAATGTGCCGTTCGGGAAGGAGGAATTAGATGGCAATCATAGTCAAAGAAACATGACTGAGGCTTCCGTTGTGTCGGAAATAGTCAAGATTCTTCATGAAGGTACGTTTCGATTAGTTTAGCATAAATGTGAATAATTTAGCACAAGACTGACTCGGATACCACCATTTCtcctttaaagaatatgttaGGACAAATAAAAAGGTGAGTGTGGGTATTATATCACCATACAAGgcccaagtttatgccattgaAGAAAAAGTAAAGAGACATTCTAGTAGAGTTTCAGATAGTGGTGGCTTTGAAGTGAGGGTTGGTTCAGTTGATGGGTTCCAAGGGGGTGAGGCAGATGTGATAATCATATCAACAGTTAGATGCAATAACAAGGGCTCTATTGGTTTTCTTTCCGACCAGCGGAGGGTGAATGTGGCATTGACACGTGCTAGGTACCTCCATCAACCAGTTTATTATCCCTATGTCTAACATTAACAAAACTGCTTCACCTTTGTCTCTGTACTGTAGGCATTGCCTTTGGATATTGGGGAACGCAACAACGTTACTGAACAGCGAATCTGTTTTGAAGAAATTGGTCATAGATGCCAAAAACCGGGGCTGTTTTTATAACGCTCTAGAAGACAAATGCTTGGCAAAGACTCTTTTATATTCCCTGATTGAGTTGAATGCAGTAAATGATTTGGACAACGTGCTTTCTTCATTGTTCAACGATGCAAGATGGAAGGTGTGCTTGGATTTCTATCTCCCTTATATTTTCATTCATCCCTTCATGCTATGccaaataagttaataatgtcaTTAGCCACGGATGACTTTTTATGTTGTTCCCTGATCAAACGCATGATTGATGTACATGTTAAAGTAAAACTAGACGTGATTTACTGATTTTCATTAGAGGGagctttataaaaaagaaaatatttaaatcgaTTTGGACGCTGACTTTAAAACACCAGGAAAATTACAGATCTAGGATTCCAAATTCTTAAAGAAAATTCCCTGTTAAAGAAAGTTCCACAATCTCATTCCTTGTACGTTTTTTAGACGTATAGAGAGAATGTTAACATGTGTTTTGGTAACAAGACCAGTATTGTTGTGATGATGATATTAATAAAATGGCCTTGTTGTTGATTGAATTACCGTGCTTTTCATTGTAGGTTCGTTTCAGTGATGAATTTTGGGACTCCTTGAGAAGAATTGGAAAAAGGGAGACATTCGAACAAGTGTTCTATATATTACAAAAGCTCTCGAATGGTGGGCGTGAGAATCACAAGTTAATGAGTCACTTAGTCTTGTGTGGACTGTGGACATTCTTCAGGAGAACTTACACTGCATTCAGGTTATGATAGTCTGGGATATCTTGCCGCATTCTCATATCTACAATATAGCAAAACGTCTTGACATAGTGTATAGTAATTATACAACTCTTACGATAGACCAGTGCAAATACCAATGTGTTCAGGGGTAAGAATCCATTTCATTTTGGTGTAACTTGTTCTAGTAGTCAATTATATGTCGCGTAAGGAAAAGTTAATTCAATAGCCTGGTCACCACAAGGGTTCTGAGCTTTGTGGCAACAATCTAACAAACCAAATACCGTTTTTCATATGGATTCTACCTACTTAGCCTAACCTCGTTGGTTCAATTCTATGCCAGATAGAGTCTAATTCTTGTCTTTCAAATTGTTTATAGGAATGTTGTCATTCCAATGTGGTGGCCAGACGAGGACTCTAGCAAGTATTCCATAGTTAATGTTGGGCTGTTGTCCGAATCATTTGCTTGTCTACTGTTGTGGAAGCAACGACTGCATCGGTGGTTCCAGAAACTGTGGTGAGACAGCAATTACGGTTAATTTTTGAAGAATCAGGCAACACGGACAGAAGAAAGGGACAACAGGGTCAACAAGACGGACTTATTGCATATAACATAGCTAAACATTAAGCTGTAAAATATTCTATATGctattttgtgtatttttgtgATGGTCATAACTCAGAATTACAAAGAAATCattggacttttttttttgaatctgcAATATGggtatataagttttttatgtCACCTAGTTAATTGGTTTATTATAGAGCATACCTTCATAATTAATGTCAATACAAATGTTCATCTTGAATAACGGTCCACAAGTGCTTTGGCTCTATCTGGTGCAAAGAACCTAGCCTGTACAAAAAGGTTATAacaatgttaaatttttttacaaaaacaggataaatcaatcatgcatatatgcagaaaaagaaaattttggtttatgaaaatattattttaacatttttttttcacctaCTCAATTATGTAAGTTCAATTCATAAACTTACTTGTATGAACATCCTTTCTGCATCaccaatatttttgttttcttttaggaTGATTCCCTGTAAAAATACATGGCATAATTTGAGTGAATAGCTTCTTTCACTACATGTCTTTTGGACCAAAATAGCATAATTGATGACAGGAATCTAATATCAGATAATCTGGGTGAAAAAATGAGCATTTAGTAATTAAGAGAAATTAGAGACCTTAGCTAAGTATCCACGAAAATCATTAGGGTGAGTAGATATGAGCTGATCATAAACAGTTACAGCATCACTGACATGGCCCCAATCTGAGTAGGCTTTCCCTAGAAGTAATTCAACCTGAGAATTGCAGGAATATAAGAAAAGCTAAATATATAGggaaaaaacaaggaaaaataaGTATGAGGTATGTATGTACATTGAGAATGCTACATCTCAGAAAAATCCTAAAACCGAAAAAGATTCAGATGAAGCTAACTAAATTTTTCCTTATTGCCACAGATACTCCATTTCATTACTTTTAAATGGCATTAGGTTATTAGTCCTATTCTTCATGAGATTGGTGAAGGTGCTGTGTTTGCCAATGGCAGATGGTGATTGATGGCAAGTCTGTCAACAGGAACAAGGGGCTTCAATAAAGGCAGCCTATTGTCACAGCAATAAAGATGGCTTAGGGTTTGCAGAAGCAGTCACCCGGGTGGGGGAGCACTGATATGCGTAATACCAACTTGTAATAAGTAAACAACTGAATATTATTTCTCAGATCACTTCTGTACAGGGAGATTGCGAGAATACAGCAGACTAATTAATTCTAACCTAGTAATTACAGGCAAAAAAATACGCTGATTTGCTGTCCTAATTATAGAAATAAAGGAAACTAAGTACAGGAAATAATTCTGATATATCTCATGCTAGAATGGTAGGAATTTACTTGGACTGGATCCAGCTTTTGTGAGTCTGTTGGGTTGCTATCAGAATTTTTGCTCAAGTTTTCTGAACTCAGATGCTCACGATAGGCCAAAAGTAATTGAACAGCCTGTTAAAGAAAGaatgcaaaaataaaatgttacttAATTCAACATCCACTAGAACCACAGTGTGTCCAAATGAAAACCCCCATATTTTTGTACAATAATGTTTGGTTTAAGGAACTATTATTTGTTtccattttatgttttctttaataattaaaaaattgctatgttttctgttttcaaagGTATTACAGAAAATGGTAAAAACAACATTCATGAACAAATCTTTAAAGAGAAGAAACAAAATGAAGTAGGTTTGTCAAACTAATGGATTgggtaaattttgaatttaattataatggatgaattaaaaataaaccatTAATCCATTTATGATCccttaaaattgttttaaaaaattcaatccaTCCATgactcatttaataaaaaaaccatTCAACCCAtccattaactatttttttatggataGAGATATCCAACCCATTCATTTAAAgtacattatattttattttaaaaaaatcttttgaccATTTTGTGTAcaaatctttgaaaagaaacaaaatgaaaatagtggcatatttgtaattattagtggaaaaaaaatgaataaaaaaacatttacacaAACCCAAGGAACCATAAGCTTTTGAACCAGAAAGGTCACATCATGAAATGGGAGCATTATACACTAAAGCCTTAAGGTCAGATAAGCAACTAATTACACATTTTTTCTCTCTGTTATTTTCCTTGGGAAGGGATGTTCCACCTagggaaaaaaattatcctCTCTTCATAAAAACAAGCAAAACTTTctgcctttaaaaaaatatcagttACAGAAAATGTGTAATGGTCATCTAGCACATAAAAGGAATTCTTGTATGTTTTTTCAAACTATAATGAATGTCATTGACAAATAAGGCCTAAGGACTTAACTTTCCTTACATATTAAACAAATCAATGTTTATATGTAAATCATTGATCTAAAGAATCGGGAACAAAAAATTAACGAGTAAGCAATCAACCTATGTTTTTATCCAGTACTCCAGTAAGTTTCAAGTGTAAAATTAGTTATCCTCTATGGACAGAGTAACCATCCTGAACATCAGCATGAAAAAATGTACTTGTTTGtactttgtagaaaaaaaagtaCTAATTAATCACCATCAAGCAAAATAATAGATTTAATTCATGCAGAACATTCATCTAAGAATCCATTATCATGACAACAAACCTCCTCTTGCTTTTTGGCAGCAAGTAATGAATTGGAAAGGCCACGGAGAACTTCAAATTGGATATCTTTGGACACCTGTCAGATATCAACAAAATTTTTATGGATAATGCGGATGCCAAATGGAATCACTAAGCCTGCTATATTTGATCACTAAGAATTAGTAGGTGTAGCCTCTTCTACCCTAAATATCAAATTCTACTTAAGTGGGTTTGGATGTACACTGTACATGTATTTACTGGTGTAACTAATATAAGTGGACACAATAGATATATTAcattcattaatatatatatataacataagcATATATTGTGGGaggaaaagaccaaaaaatactttacaaaaacagaaaaaaagcaAGCAAATAAATTAGATCATAATCTATCTCAAGTCCTAAGATAATCATCTATTTAATGAATGGACTAGATTCTTGGGATTCCTACAAGACATAAGCTGCAAGCACATAGTTTTGATGGTGGTTTATTACAATTCTCCAAGAAAAATGTTGAAAATACTGACCCTTGCTGAGCTTTTATATGCGGCAACACTCCCTTCATAATCTTTGAGTTCGTACTTAACTTCTCCAAGCAAACGAAAAACATCAGCATCATTTGGTTTTTCCTTGGAATAACaccaaaaaaatgttcaacAGTTATTCAAAGATCAAATAGCTTGATTTGCACAACGTACTTTTGAAAGAGAGGATTCTGTGACCAATAAATATATAGCTATGATTTCCCTGGGTAGGAGTTACTTTCCAACACAAGTAACTTGGAAAATTCCAGGGGATATCCATGGTCAAAACACTACCTTTGTCAAATCATCAAGTAGAGAAGAAGCTCTTGCATATTCCCCTAGTTCAGCCAAAGTTACTGCAGCTCCctgaaaatcatttaaaatgtaTCTAGAAACACAGAAATCAGAAGAACAGCACTAGAAACCCAAACTTACTTCAAGAGCAATTTGATCTCTTGGGGAATTACTTAATGTTGCTTCAAACTCCTTGAGCCTACTCTGCCATATATCAGAAAGCATATTATAAATGATTCTCTGGTTTTGTCAGAATGTATAGAGATGAAATTTAAAGGATTACATAATATGGGAAAGGAGAAAGGTGATAACTTTGATGGAAATTTTACACATAATGAATGTTAATATTCCCTAATGGAAGGAGTACATACTCCAGGAGGACTGAAATTTTATCTCAGAATCAGATAGAACCAGACCAAAACGAAGCTAATTAATGACAACCCTAGCTGATAGGTGTCAGAAATAATAGAATTTGTATACTGTATTAATGAAAATCCCACACCTATATCAAGGTGATAACAGGTGCTGGAtgttaaagaaaatgaaacaacaaagTGGTCTAGGCACTTGAGAGTGTGAATTTCTCCCAAAACTCCCAATCCACCTACCTCCCAACCCTTCTTGCTAGCTCAGCAGTTAGTTACATAGGAATTGATATTGCATCCCCTTTCAATAGCTATGGTTTCCTATGTCATTCCCCTTTTTCATCCTTTCATACATACACCTTAGTTACTCTTGGCATCCTATCTCtagctaattaaggaaaaattAGGATCCTAAAAATATTGTCTTATACAGTAATTTTTAAACAGAATAAAGCACAATAAGTACAATTAACTTGATTGCATAATCAGAAATGTTCATAATCTTCAAAAACAGTTTATAATTTCTTTGCTCTGGGTGGGTATGTGTGCATGTGTTTATAGCAGAAGCAGTTCAATGGGAACAAGACCTGAAATACAGCTCTATCATATCTATACTATAAGCATTAAGCATACTTAAAATTCCTGGTAGACTATTGTTCTAAAATATCCTTTTCTACACATtacttctttatattttataagtgTGTGTCTGTGCTTGTGGAAAGCTTTACATAAGTTTCTCTGATACAAAAAATACAGCTCTATCATATCCAAgctatttatatttacttttcaTCTTGCCTGATGTTATCCTAATATCGATGAataatgttgaaaataaaaaacacaaccaACAAAAGACCAGATTCTTATCTACCAAGCATCCCACCTTTCCACCAGTCCATGAAAAGAAACAATCACAATTCAGTGAACTTTTGCTTCATAAGGGAACAGAACAAGAGTTTAAGACTAAAATAATTAGGAAGAACATTAGTACCTTACTGATTGCCAGAAGATAACCATAATTGGGTGAAAATCATACCTGAAGAGTAGCTTTATCCTCCTCAGACAACTTACTATTGACCACAGCACTGTCTTCAGTGGGACTAACACTGCAAGATATCCCATTTTTTGGGATACAGAAAGATATCCCAATTTAAACTGTAATCAAGACTAAAGGGCAATTAAATGAACATGATGAGAAAAGATATGAATAACATTCATAATCACAAGCAGCACAGAGCAAAAGATAATTTACAATTCATTATGTTGAATATCTTGAACTATATATGTCTGATGGAGGATTGAATGGGAGTTGATAAGTCTGTTTAGTAAAAGGCTTTTCCAAGTTTATCTGTAACAGCAAGCTAACTAAACTTATGAATGATTGAGATGTTAACAATGATGTGCCTTTGCAGGAAACTAGCACACCAACCCATACAATGTAAAGGAAAAGTAACAATAACATTAAGTGATGGTATCAGGACTTGAGATATATTATCTGGCTTAAATGTGCAAGCATACCTTCCTGATGGAAGAAAATCACCAAAAGCAAAAACCAGACCGAAGACTGCAACAGCTACCCCTACTCCAATCTGCACCATGATGGTTACAATACATgcatacagtttttttttatataaaacagaACAGGCATTTATGTGTAAGAATTGTACCTTAGTACCAAGGCCAATTGTCTTATTGTCGGAAGGAATTGGTGCATCATAGTCAATTGCTCCAAATTCTTTTTCCTCCTCTGCCTTCTTCTGCTCAAGTGCTGACCTGAGTAGTGTCATAAAGAACAAATTAAGATTTAttggtttaatttaattaagtgtAAGTAAGGTGTACCTTCTAACTGCTTTTAGCCGTTCCTCAAAGTCAACATCCAAAAAGTCGTTCCTAGATTTGCCGTCAAGTTGTGAACTTAAACGGGGTGCCTCTGCTCATATCATATCAAATCAAATCGAATCTATTAGACATATGAATATGGATTTGCAATTCCACTTACGAGAAGATAGAGGGCGAGACTGTTTAGTTGTTGATCCCTTGTCAGATTTGTTGGTCTGGAAAAGAATAATGGATCGAAATGAAAATCAATTTCGAGCAGAACAAGAATAACAAGAAACGGAAAGAGCAACCTTAAtcctgttactgttactgttactgttagtGTTTTCTCCAAAACCACGACCTTGCTTTGAATCGGAGCAATTTatttgaaagcaaaagaaaGCGCTGCTTCTGATCGACATTGCATGCATAATAGACATCATACTCATATCACTCACGAATCACAATAGTTTGTTATTTAgcttttctcttctcttattATTTTCCAGCGCGGCAACAATAACAATAGTGATAAGGTTGCGAGATTTCAGTTACCATAAtttttagaagaagaagaagaaacaaaacagtgaggAGATACATAAAGACAGTAggatataaaatgatttttcactttgtcactattttttaaaattataaattattattactactattaATTACCCATATAATAATGATTTAGAGCAAATAAGCAGAAAAGTAGGccaaaataatatgaaata from Glycine soja cultivar W05 chromosome 8, ASM419377v2, whole genome shotgun sequence includes:
- the LOC114423977 gene encoding auxin-induced protein 6B-like, which produces MKLATPKIIRKIPSPLKLVSRSSSSAAKKPLLVSGSGQPSSSSDGSSKQQVVPKGSLAVYVGPDLRRFVIPVSFLAMPDFKVLMESVAEEYGCDHDGAIQIPCDEDYFQQILMSCSQRQRIISPKKLIPNIPLICTTH
- the LOC114423978 gene encoding uncharacterized ATP-dependent helicase C29A10.10c-like; translation: MALLQPRKMQMVREQMTKRKRFQVKKIPETFSSTSIYLRSFILPLVEETHADLLSCVRTVSKAPIRQIASVRKTKNHQFPSDLFYQITVLKKQGGRAYVPAVGDLIAVTNLRPKCTDDLNSPCVFAFVHRASNNSVTVLSSKLIAAQGVHDQNKDILFAVYLTNLTTNIRIWRSLNSELEARNLNMIDEVLQLRSSECGTCAEWLDNGLNSEIRGKICNSDLNDSQRDAVLSCISLREEWRHQNSVKLIWGPPGTGKTKTVGLMLFCLLKLKCRTLTCAPTNVAVLEVAKRVLVQVRKNESHEYGGYGLGDIVLFGNGKRMNIDDHIELHDVFLDYRVNALRKFLGVWKHSLASIISLLENPQRLFLEYVNKTEEDVIVNDHSQSKKNEQDTAEPWTFEEFINKRLDSLRELLTFSFMNLCKHLPTSFISLTDATNTFRARDLLHSISTLVGKQHEGIKQELYGSKHNESERLTIKECLDILKLLPKKFRIRGSLRDFCLSNACLVFCIVSSSAKLHEKGMTPIELLVIDEAAQLKECEATIPLQLYGIRHSILIGDERQLPAMVQSKISEKAEFGRSLFERLVQLGHKKHLLNVQHRMHPSISLFPNTEFYRSQILDALNVKQIGYGTSFIPQMMYGSYSFINVPFGKEELDGNHSQRNMTEASVVSEIVKILHEEYVRTNKKVSVGIISPYKAQVYAIEEKVKRHSSRVSDSGGFEVRVGSVDGFQGGEADVIIISTVRCNNKGSIGFLSDQRRVNVALTRARHCLWILGNATTLLNSESVLKKLVIDAKNRGCFYNALEDKCLAKTLLYSLIELNAVNDLDNVLSSLFNDARWKVRFSDEFWDSLRRIGKRETFEQVFYILQKLSNGGRENHKLMSHLVLCGLWTFFRRTYTAFRL
- the LOC114422548 gene encoding uncharacterized protein LOC114422548; the protein is MSMMSIMHAMSIRSSAFFCFQINCSDSKQGRGFGENTNSNSNSNRIKTNKSDKGSTTKQSRPLSSQAPRLSSQLDGKSRNDFLDVDFEERLKAVRRSALEQKKAEEEKEFGAIDYDAPIPSDNKTIGLGTKIGVGVAVAVFGLVFAFGDFLPSGSVSPTEDSAVVNSKLSEEDKATLQSRLKEFEATLSNSPRDQIALEGAAVTLAELGEYARASSLLDDLTKEKPNDADVFRLLGEVKYELKDYEGSVAAYKSSARVSKDIQFEVLRGLSNSLLAAKKQEEAVQLLLAYREHLSSENLSKNSDSNPTDSQKLDPVQVELLLGKAYSDWGHVSDAVTVYDQLISTHPNDFRGYLAKGIILKENKNIGDAERMFIQARFFAPDRAKALVDRYSR